A stretch of the Sinorhizobium alkalisoli genome encodes the following:
- a CDS encoding ubiquinone biosynthesis methyltransferase UbiE, whose translation MNAAQAKAHFEPLIELEMEMGTFLSDWDHCDHLSSFMARMISHNRTDPVRHSNFFSSALNELLEVSFRGGSPEGRIGCTVYRQGPKERVKLTFPCPPSQRQFYREAVSKTRKQDAYDRYLDAISNDLSPSREVILLDLAINFEAEISLDEKTSPSITLVVDLPLEGIVS comes from the coding sequence ATGAATGCAGCCCAAGCGAAAGCGCATTTCGAACCTCTCATCGAGCTCGAAATGGAGATGGGGACCTTCCTGTCCGATTGGGATCATTGCGATCACCTGTCGTCTTTCATGGCGCGGATGATCAGCCACAACCGAACGGATCCCGTTCGACATTCGAACTTCTTCTCCTCCGCGCTCAACGAGCTTCTGGAAGTCTCGTTCCGCGGCGGCTCGCCCGAGGGCCGGATCGGCTGTACTGTCTATCGCCAAGGTCCGAAGGAGCGGGTAAAGCTCACCTTTCCCTGTCCGCCCAGCCAGCGACAATTTTACCGCGAAGCGGTGTCCAAGACGCGTAAGCAGGATGCCTACGACCGCTATCTCGACGCCATTTCCAACGATCTCTCCCCGAGCCGCGAGGTTATTCTTCTGGATCTTGCGATCAACTTCGAGGCCGAGATCAGCCTGGACGAAAAGACTTCCCCGTCCATCACGCTTGTCGTCGATCTGCCACTCGAAGGAATAGTCAGTTGA
- a CDS encoding glycosyltransferase yields the protein MVQSLLALVPTLAVVAIFLIGPFNWSRHRSWARTVTCAFVGLVALRYMAWRLTETVLPYPRDGVNFYWVWFVFIVEALAFIEVVLFLILMGRYVDRSAEADRLGRSFFQRRQSELPAVDVFIPSYNEPLDVLERTIVGALALDYPKDKLKVYVLDDGRRDWLKAFCEGRGAIHVTRSDNAHAKAGNMNNGLKVRSGDFVAIFDADFVPYRNFLRRTLPFFSDETIGIVQTPQHFFNVDPVQSNLGLENIWPDEQRLFFDEIAPSRDGWDVSFCCGSCSIARRKAVDAIGGFPTESITEDLLTTLSMLNKGYKTRYLNERLSMGLAAENLTGYFVQRERWCQGGIQTLYLHNGPLLGPGLSLFQRIMFLPLSWLVQYLVRFVVLLVPVIYLWFGALPLYFTGVEDYVSHQVPLLAAYFLLMLWITPTRYLPVVSSAVGTFAAFRMLPTVISSLVRPFGKPFKVTPKGSGNEENVFDAYTFTWIAGFIIVTAVGLVINIVPETARIEGAFSVIAALWAGINIVVLVIASLICFEKPRRLFQAFKLDEPVSVDGSQGRLVSLSLEKAVVAVPTEARFQSTCVRLDIDGFAPIGAELRQVTQRRGDISRSGDKRRYYLHLHFGLEGAERDKMIVKLYTGRYSQDIPDIDKVAVSVNLLLRAFGRTRTA from the coding sequence GTGGTTCAGTCTCTTCTAGCTCTGGTGCCAACCCTTGCGGTCGTCGCCATCTTCCTGATCGGACCCTTTAACTGGTCGCGTCATCGAAGCTGGGCGCGCACCGTCACCTGTGCTTTCGTCGGATTGGTCGCCCTGCGCTACATGGCCTGGCGTCTCACCGAGACCGTACTTCCCTATCCCCGGGACGGTGTGAATTTCTATTGGGTGTGGTTCGTCTTCATCGTCGAAGCGCTCGCCTTCATCGAGGTCGTGCTCTTCCTGATCCTGATGGGCCGCTACGTCGACCGCAGCGCCGAGGCGGACCGGCTCGGGCGGTCGTTCTTCCAGCGCCGGCAGAGCGAACTGCCCGCGGTCGACGTTTTCATCCCGAGCTACAACGAGCCGCTCGACGTCCTCGAAAGAACGATCGTCGGCGCGCTGGCACTTGACTATCCGAAGGACAAGCTGAAGGTCTATGTGCTCGACGACGGACGTCGCGACTGGCTCAAGGCCTTCTGCGAGGGCCGCGGCGCGATCCATGTAACCCGAAGCGACAATGCGCATGCCAAGGCCGGCAACATGAACAACGGCCTGAAGGTGCGTTCCGGTGACTTCGTAGCCATCTTCGATGCAGACTTCGTGCCCTATCGGAATTTCCTCAGGCGGACCCTGCCTTTCTTTTCGGATGAGACGATCGGCATCGTGCAGACGCCCCAGCACTTCTTCAACGTCGACCCGGTACAATCCAATCTCGGCCTCGAGAACATCTGGCCCGACGAGCAGCGGCTGTTCTTCGACGAGATCGCGCCTAGCCGCGACGGCTGGGACGTGAGCTTCTGCTGCGGCTCCTGCTCGATCGCGCGACGCAAGGCCGTGGACGCGATCGGCGGCTTTCCGACCGAATCGATCACCGAGGACCTGCTCACCACGCTGTCGATGCTGAACAAGGGATACAAGACCCGCTACCTGAACGAGCGCCTGTCCATGGGGCTGGCGGCCGAAAACCTGACCGGCTATTTCGTGCAGCGGGAACGCTGGTGCCAGGGGGGCATCCAGACGCTCTACCTGCACAATGGCCCGCTCCTCGGACCGGGACTTTCCCTTTTCCAGAGAATCATGTTTCTACCGCTCTCCTGGCTCGTTCAGTATCTCGTACGCTTCGTCGTCCTCCTCGTGCCGGTCATCTATCTCTGGTTTGGGGCGCTGCCACTCTATTTCACCGGCGTTGAGGACTATGTGTCCCACCAGGTGCCGCTGCTTGCGGCCTATTTCCTGTTGATGCTGTGGATCACGCCGACCCGCTACCTGCCGGTGGTCTCCAGCGCCGTCGGGACCTTCGCGGCCTTCCGCATGCTGCCGACGGTGATCTCGAGCCTGGTGCGGCCGTTCGGCAAGCCGTTCAAGGTGACTCCCAAAGGCAGCGGCAATGAGGAAAATGTCTTCGACGCTTACACCTTCACCTGGATTGCCGGCTTCATCATCGTGACCGCGGTCGGTCTCGTGATCAACATCGTCCCGGAAACGGCGCGCATCGAGGGCGCCTTTTCGGTGATCGCGGCGCTGTGGGCCGGGATCAACATCGTCGTGCTCGTCATCGCTTCCCTGATCTGTTTCGAGAAGCCGCGGCGCCTCTTTCAGGCATTCAAACTGGACGAGCCCGTCAGCGTCGACGGCTCGCAGGGCCGCCTCGTCAGCCTTTCCCTCGAAAAGGCAGTGGTCGCGGTTCCGACCGAAGCGCGATTCCAATCCACATGCGTGCGGCTCGACATCGACGGCTTTGCGCCGATCGGGGCCGAACTCAGGCAGGTGACGCAACGGCGCGGCGACATAAGCCGCTCCGGCGACAAGCGGCGCTACTATCTCCATCTTCACTTCGGGCTTGAAGGCGCGGAGCGGGACAAGATGATCGTCAAGCTCTATACGGGGCGCTATTCCCAGGACATTCCGGATATCGACAAAGTAGCCGTCTCCGTGAACCTGCTGCTGCGCGCCTTCGGGCGCACGCGCACAGCCTGA
- a CDS encoding MFS transporter: MSALHQTHKISLNDQSRALWISTAAFTICFAVWTIFSIIGVRIKDELGLSEAQFGLLIGTPILTGSLVRIVLGIWTGRFGGRLVYTVTMVAAAVATFLLAHATTYPQMLLAGLGVGLAGGSFAVGVAYVSPFFPPQRQGTALGIFGAGNVGAAVTKFLAPLLLVPFGWQVVAEVWAAVLLLTAIVFWFTTNDDPQFRARRSGRAPRKGLAAEFAPLRNVQVWRFALYYFFAFGGFVALALWLPRYLVSVYDFRIETAGMIAAAYSIPGSIFRAYGGALSDRIGARRIMYAVFAVSAVATLILSVPAGHGRGAVPIDVTPALFVVTIFVLGFVMSLGKAAVYKHIPAYYPKHVGAVGGVVGMMGGLGGFVLPIAFGVLKDMTGLWSSCFMLLFAIVAISLLWMNASIRQFKRNPEAAPAGAFAR; this comes from the coding sequence ATGTCCGCTCTGCACCAGACCCATAAGATCTCTCTGAACGACCAGTCCCGTGCCCTGTGGATCTCCACGGCCGCTTTCACCATCTGTTTTGCCGTATGGACAATCTTTTCCATCATCGGCGTGCGCATCAAGGACGAGCTAGGTCTCAGCGAGGCGCAGTTCGGCCTGCTGATCGGTACGCCGATCCTCACCGGCTCCCTGGTGCGGATCGTCCTCGGCATCTGGACCGGTCGCTTCGGCGGCAGGCTCGTCTATACCGTCACCATGGTCGCTGCGGCAGTGGCCACCTTCCTGCTCGCCCATGCCACGACCTATCCGCAGATGCTTCTTGCGGGCCTCGGCGTTGGCCTTGCGGGCGGTTCCTTTGCCGTCGGCGTCGCCTATGTTTCGCCCTTCTTTCCGCCGCAAAGGCAGGGCACGGCGCTCGGCATCTTCGGTGCCGGCAATGTCGGCGCGGCGGTGACCAAGTTCCTCGCGCCGCTCCTCCTTGTGCCTTTCGGCTGGCAGGTGGTGGCCGAGGTCTGGGCCGCCGTCCTGTTGCTGACGGCGATCGTCTTCTGGTTCACGACCAATGATGATCCACAATTCCGCGCCCGCCGCTCTGGCCGCGCGCCGCGCAAGGGACTGGCAGCCGAATTCGCGCCGCTCCGGAATGTGCAGGTCTGGCGTTTCGCGCTCTATTATTTCTTTGCCTTCGGCGGCTTCGTCGCCCTTGCGCTCTGGCTGCCGCGCTATCTCGTCAGCGTCTATGATTTCCGCATCGAGACGGCGGGCATGATCGCGGCCGCCTATTCGATCCCGGGCAGCATCTTTCGCGCCTATGGCGGCGCGCTTTCCGACAGGATCGGCGCGCGCAGGATCATGTATGCGGTGTTTGCCGTATCCGCCGTGGCGACGCTCATCTTGTCCGTCCCGGCAGGCCATGGCCGCGGGGCGGTCCCGATCGACGTCACGCCGGCTCTCTTCGTCGTCACCATCTTTGTGCTCGGCTTCGTCATGAGCCTCGGAAAGGCGGCCGTCTACAAGCACATCCCCGCCTATTACCCCAAGCACGTGGGCGCGGTCGGCGGCGTCGTCGGCATGATGGGGGGCCTCGGCGGCTTCGTCCTGCCGATCGCCTTCGGCGTCCTCAAGGACATGACCGGCCTCTGGTCGAGCTGCTTCATGCTGCTCTTCGCCATCGTTGCCATCTCGCTCCTCTGGATGAACGCTTCGATCCGGCAGTTCAAGCGGAACCCGGAGGCAGCCCCGGCCGGCGCCTTCGCTCGATAG
- a CDS encoding methyl-accepting chemotaxis protein, protein MLSKIFTRITAKLALMSGAGILAMVIITIASWHLEQKVNDAITRGRVQADIARSLVDAKASVRGMQIATRDLRLAQTAGEVATAKIALQERYASVQKYLDEAFAQLTIRANQDRVKSIKEEAESYFGAGQELAKVIEAKLGTVSADASLEAKEKELRFSLDSTAEVMTKTVDVGVETAKTNTAAAIEERRQIQSTASLVNNAMALVMVLLLIGSAIFGARSIARPIGSLTGSMSELAEGNLEADIPFTKRQDEIGEMARAVEVFKENGIKVRDLNAHEAALQAKSADLQSNIGEVVQAAVAGDFTRRITRDYDNADLNRFAAQVNELVTSVDKGVAETRRVISALAEGDLTETMRGEFQGAFGELQTNVNQTMANLRSVLGEVRAAIDTINGGAGEMRVASGDLSKRTEQQAASLEETSSALEEITAAVKSSTERATEASHMVDEARKSTEQSSAVVKDAVSAMGKIEQASGEIGQIINVIDEIAFQTNLLALNAGVEAARAGDAGKGFAVVAQEVRELAQRSANAAKDIKALISRSGDEVHSGVKLVTATGEALGLIRGHVVKINEHVHSIATAAREQSTGLSEVSTAVNQMDQTTQQNAAMVEESTAATNRLADEAANLARLIARFRIDAGTAAPRIAAPDSKPVTSPARALSRKLAGAFGGRGTAAAAVASDWEEF, encoded by the coding sequence ATGCTTTCCAAAATTTTCACGCGCATCACCGCCAAGCTCGCACTCATGTCCGGAGCGGGCATACTCGCAATGGTCATCATCACCATTGCGAGCTGGCACCTGGAGCAGAAAGTCAATGATGCGATCACGCGTGGACGTGTCCAGGCAGACATCGCCCGCAGCCTGGTCGACGCCAAGGCCTCCGTGCGCGGCATGCAGATCGCCACGCGCGACCTGCGTCTGGCCCAGACGGCGGGAGAGGTAGCCACGGCGAAGATCGCCCTGCAGGAGCGCTACGCTTCCGTGCAGAAATATCTCGACGAGGCGTTCGCTCAGCTGACAATCCGGGCCAACCAGGACCGGGTGAAGTCGATCAAGGAAGAAGCCGAATCGTATTTTGGCGCGGGTCAGGAACTGGCCAAGGTGATCGAAGCCAAGCTTGGCACGGTGTCCGCCGATGCCAGCCTCGAAGCCAAGGAAAAGGAGCTTCGCTTCTCGCTCGACTCGACGGCGGAAGTCATGACGAAGACGGTCGACGTCGGGGTCGAAACTGCCAAGACCAACACCGCGGCGGCAATCGAAGAGCGCCGGCAGATCCAATCGACTGCCAGCCTGGTCAACAATGCCATGGCATTGGTGATGGTGCTGCTGTTGATCGGATCCGCAATCTTCGGCGCACGGTCGATCGCCCGTCCGATCGGCAGCCTGACGGGCAGCATGAGCGAGCTTGCCGAGGGCAATCTCGAGGCGGACATTCCCTTCACGAAGCGCCAAGACGAAATCGGCGAGATGGCCCGCGCCGTCGAGGTGTTCAAGGAGAACGGCATCAAGGTGCGTGACCTGAACGCCCACGAAGCCGCACTGCAGGCAAAGAGCGCCGATCTGCAGTCGAACATCGGCGAGGTGGTCCAGGCGGCGGTTGCCGGCGATTTCACCAGGCGCATCACCAGGGACTACGACAATGCCGACCTCAACCGCTTCGCCGCCCAGGTGAACGAACTGGTGACCTCGGTCGACAAGGGCGTCGCCGAAACCCGCCGGGTGATCTCGGCGCTGGCCGAGGGAGACTTGACCGAAACCATGCGCGGCGAGTTCCAGGGCGCCTTCGGCGAGCTTCAGACCAACGTCAACCAGACGATGGCGAACCTGCGCTCGGTGCTTGGCGAGGTGCGCGCTGCGATCGACACGATCAATGGCGGGGCCGGCGAGATGCGCGTCGCCTCGGGCGATCTTTCCAAGCGCACCGAGCAGCAGGCCGCCTCGCTGGAGGAAACCTCCTCGGCACTCGAAGAGATCACCGCGGCGGTGAAGAGCTCGACCGAGCGGGCGACGGAAGCCAGCCACATGGTGGACGAGGCGCGCAAAAGCACCGAACAGTCGAGCGCCGTCGTCAAGGATGCGGTCTCGGCGATGGGCAAGATCGAGCAGGCCTCCGGCGAGATCGGCCAGATCATCAACGTCATCGACGAGATCGCCTTCCAGACGAACCTGCTGGCGCTCAACGCCGGCGTCGAGGCGGCCCGCGCCGGAGACGCCGGCAAGGGCTTTGCCGTCGTCGCCCAGGAGGTGCGCGAGCTCGCCCAGCGCTCGGCCAATGCCGCCAAGGACATCAAGGCCTTGATCTCGCGCTCGGGCGACGAGGTCCATTCCGGAGTGAAGCTGGTGACGGCGACCGGCGAGGCGCTCGGCCTGATCCGGGGCCATGTCGTCAAGATCAACGAGCATGTGCATTCGATCGCCACCGCCGCCCGCGAGCAGTCGACGGGGCTTTCCGAAGTCTCGACCGCGGTCAACCAGATGGACCAGACGACGCAGCAGAACGCGGCGATGGTGGAGGAATCGACGGCGGCGACCAACCGGCTCGCCGACGAGGCGGCGAACCTCGCGCGGCTGATCGCCCGCTTCAGGATCGACGCCGGCACGGCGGCACCGCGCATCGCCGCCCCGGACAGCAAACCGGTCACCTCACCCGCCCGCGCGCTTTCCCGCAAGCTCGCCGGCGCCTTCGGCGGCCGCGGCACAGCCGCAGCGGCGGTTGCCTCCGATTGGGAGGAATTCTGA
- a CDS encoding putative bifunctional diguanylate cyclase/phosphodiesterase — protein sequence MPDVGASMPAIDRQFLADTDEIVSFYDESFTLVDASAMHEETHAIDGLIEASLWHVYPELLAPGPRAAVDFVVAHGLPRSIEVADTTRNTRLTLIVFRTGSGLGVVEAQGSAVCRETSTQGESDRALLLHQATHDVLTGLPNRRHFSDQLRSALPVPSGASLALMQIDLDDFKPINDTLGHGAGDIVLKMAADRIRGVLGEHEIAYRLAGDEFAVIQWRADQPREAEQLAEAIIGAFRPPFTVDGINAFVGASVGIAVAPADGNEIEQLMKAADIALYAAKTDGRNRARTFTRSMLIVLEQREMLRRSLRTALEEDQFFIEYQPLVSPSRAVVGFEALLRWRHPLIGIIPPSVFIPMAEADGLMSGIGQWLLEQVCRTAMTWPPHFTVAVNLSPAEFLHAGLTDRVARVLDLVGIRAERLELEITESVLLERTTNNLDTLNTLNVLGVQISLDDFGTYYSSLSYLKNFPFDTIKIDQYFIKDLEHDKKGQTIVRSIIALAHGLGMHVTAEGVETEGQMNWLRKEGCDRLQGYFLGFPLPAEAIGDFLRNTSTAPADFPGLGADRNQGLRPGTR from the coding sequence ATGCCCGACGTTGGTGCGAGCATGCCAGCTATCGACCGTCAATTCCTCGCCGATACCGACGAGATCGTTTCCTTCTATGACGAGAGCTTCACTCTGGTCGATGCCTCTGCCATGCACGAGGAGACACATGCGATCGACGGCCTGATCGAAGCGTCCCTGTGGCATGTCTATCCGGAGCTGCTGGCTCCTGGGCCGAGGGCGGCCGTCGACTTCGTCGTCGCACACGGCCTGCCCCGAAGCATCGAGGTCGCGGATACGACCCGCAACACACGCCTCACCCTGATCGTCTTCCGCACCGGCAGTGGCCTTGGGGTCGTCGAAGCGCAAGGCAGCGCCGTCTGCCGCGAGACGTCGACCCAAGGAGAGAGCGACCGCGCGCTGCTCCTGCACCAGGCGACCCATGATGTCCTGACCGGCTTGCCCAATCGCCGGCACTTCAGCGATCAGTTGCGCAGCGCCCTGCCGGTGCCGAGCGGCGCGAGCCTGGCGCTCATGCAGATCGATCTCGACGACTTCAAGCCGATCAACGACACGCTCGGCCACGGCGCCGGCGACATCGTTCTCAAGATGGCCGCCGACCGTATCAGGGGCGTGCTGGGGGAACACGAAATCGCCTACCGGCTGGCCGGCGACGAATTCGCGGTGATCCAGTGGCGGGCAGACCAGCCCAGGGAGGCCGAGCAACTCGCGGAGGCGATTATCGGGGCCTTCAGACCGCCATTTACCGTCGACGGCATCAACGCCTTCGTCGGCGCGAGCGTCGGAATAGCGGTAGCCCCGGCGGACGGCAACGAGATCGAGCAACTGATGAAAGCAGCCGACATCGCGCTTTATGCGGCGAAGACGGATGGCCGCAATCGCGCACGGACCTTCACGCGCTCCATGCTCATCGTGCTGGAGCAACGGGAAATGCTCCGCCGCAGCCTGCGCACCGCCCTTGAGGAGGACCAGTTCTTCATCGAATACCAACCGCTGGTCAGCCCTTCCCGCGCGGTCGTCGGCTTCGAGGCATTGCTGCGTTGGCGGCACCCTTTGATCGGCATCATACCGCCGAGCGTCTTTATCCCCATGGCGGAGGCGGATGGCCTCATGAGCGGGATCGGCCAATGGCTTCTGGAGCAGGTCTGCCGAACCGCGATGACATGGCCGCCCCATTTCACCGTCGCGGTCAATCTGTCTCCGGCGGAGTTCCTGCACGCGGGCCTTACCGATCGGGTGGCCCGCGTCCTCGATCTGGTCGGCATCCGCGCCGAACGCCTGGAGCTGGAAATCACCGAGTCCGTACTCCTGGAGCGAACGACGAATAATCTTGATACACTCAACACGTTGAATGTGCTCGGGGTGCAGATCTCGCTCGACGACTTCGGCACCTATTACTCCTCCCTCAGCTATTTGAAGAATTTCCCCTTCGATACGATCAAGATCGACCAGTACTTCATCAAGGACCTGGAGCACGACAAAAAAGGCCAGACGATCGTTCGATCGATCATTGCGCTTGCCCACGGGCTTGGTATGCATGTGACCGCCGAGGGCGTGGAGACGGAGGGACAGATGAACTGGCTGCGCAAAGAAGGATGCGATCGGCTGCAGGGATATTTCCTTGGCTTTCCTCTGCCCGCGGAGGCGATCGGAGACTTCCTTCGCAACACGTCGACAGCGCCCGCCGATTTTCCGGGGCTTGGCGCAGACCGGAATCAGGGCTTGCGTCCCGGGACGCGATGA
- a CDS encoding HlyD family secretion protein, whose product MILNHRITRITIGVLLLVLVAVVLLPGLTGFTSLDGTVNARLAVVNAPIDGEIAGPPARIGTPVSEGEAIAAIRNSRVSRSVLASLRAEHGTALRRIAALERERDALVRLRDQLADRLEVFKSATIASLERELEILRKRVEVAEAQDTVAQVELDRRQQLETRGIFTRKMVEAAQAAGAAAGGEVEINNLTAELLEQRLAAVRKGIFVLGDGQNDVPYSRQRQDEVIVRINDLNSRIAENRTRASQIGVQIAEEDRRVRNLEAATVTSPFDGVVWSRNIVSGSNVVLNNEMMRILDCRDLYVDILVPEVDYDEIYPGREAEIRLLGRSDVFKGQVQAVKGSSAVVEKDLVAATIPEADERNARIRILLAPSALNTDFANFCQVGRTVHVRISKRTVRFSQWIESLWFSLF is encoded by the coding sequence ATGATCCTGAACCACCGCATTACGCGCATCACGATCGGCGTTCTGCTGCTGGTGCTTGTGGCGGTCGTGCTGCTGCCCGGCTTGACCGGCTTTACAAGTCTGGATGGTACCGTCAATGCGCGCCTCGCAGTCGTCAACGCGCCGATCGACGGCGAGATCGCCGGGCCGCCCGCGCGAATCGGGACGCCGGTCAGCGAGGGCGAGGCGATCGCGGCCATTCGCAATTCGCGCGTCAGTCGATCGGTTCTTGCTTCCCTGCGCGCCGAACACGGAACCGCGCTGAGGCGCATAGCGGCGCTCGAGCGCGAGCGTGACGCGCTGGTCCGGCTGCGCGATCAGCTCGCAGATCGGCTGGAAGTCTTCAAGAGCGCGACGATCGCCAGCCTGGAGAGGGAGCTCGAGATACTACGCAAACGGGTCGAGGTGGCCGAAGCGCAGGATACGGTCGCCCAGGTCGAGTTGGACCGTCGCCAGCAGTTGGAAACCAGAGGCATATTCACCCGCAAGATGGTGGAAGCGGCTCAGGCCGCCGGTGCCGCCGCGGGGGGTGAGGTGGAGATCAACAATCTCACCGCCGAATTGCTCGAGCAGCGCCTCGCCGCCGTGCGCAAGGGCATATTCGTGCTCGGCGACGGACAGAACGACGTGCCGTATTCCCGCCAGCGCCAGGACGAGGTGATCGTTCGCATCAACGACCTCAATTCGCGGATCGCGGAAAACAGGACGCGGGCGAGCCAGATCGGAGTGCAGATCGCCGAGGAGGACCGGCGCGTGCGAAACCTGGAAGCGGCAACGGTGACATCGCCCTTCGATGGGGTCGTATGGAGCAGGAACATCGTCAGCGGCTCGAACGTCGTATTGAACAACGAGATGATGCGCATTCTCGACTGCCGCGACCTTTACGTCGATATCCTCGTTCCGGAAGTCGACTATGACGAGATCTATCCGGGGCGCGAGGCGGAGATTCGGCTCCTCGGGCGCAGCGACGTGTTCAAGGGCCAGGTGCAAGCGGTGAAGGGCAGCTCCGCCGTCGTGGAAAAGGATCTGGTTGCCGCCACCATACCGGAAGCCGACGAGCGCAACGCCCGGATCCGGATCCTGCTTGCTCCATCTGCGCTCAATACCGACTTCGCCAATTTCTGCCAGGTCGGCCGGACGGTACACGTGCGCATTTCGAAGCGCACGGTCCGGTTCTCGCAATGGATTGAAAGCCTGTGGTTCAGTCTCTTCTAG
- a CDS encoding class I SAM-dependent methyltransferase has product MNTAVLSTPYQAEFDANSQEFSLAGVIRPRTVDEIAATVTALRHAVDGARGVLYINVKRLAQMNNTAFHAFSRVVLDACRARTDLRFVVVTSSVVGWTERMFRHLGKIEPQISVEVYDSKFYPGQDFVEDTSFIPILRTQTKMTWRHERTILPRHGMRAGIAMADICCGIGDFAALVRKEFHPARIVALDHSRASLAYARNVAAEFGITDIEYTYGDASEMLLESDQFDLVTCRHSLQIFNQPDVLLKELYRICKPGGRVYVTNEKNSHCLGEPRSQSIQWTYEEVAKLFGHFEMDVELGPKSRRYLADAGFEDIRVESFMVSNLDGDPQDFADIIAAWENVYAGEMAVKRGDSPEFIRRFRQGFQDHIFAALHPKGYAGWPIWAASGRKPL; this is encoded by the coding sequence TTGAATACCGCCGTCCTTTCCACCCCCTATCAGGCGGAGTTCGACGCCAACAGCCAGGAGTTTTCCCTTGCAGGCGTGATCCGTCCACGTACCGTCGATGAGATCGCGGCAACCGTTACGGCTCTCAGGCACGCGGTCGATGGCGCGCGCGGCGTGCTCTACATCAATGTCAAGCGGCTTGCGCAGATGAACAACACCGCCTTCCACGCTTTTTCGCGCGTGGTGCTCGATGCGTGCCGGGCGCGGACGGACCTGCGCTTCGTCGTCGTCACCTCCAGCGTCGTCGGCTGGACCGAACGCATGTTCCGGCATCTCGGCAAGATTGAGCCGCAGATCAGCGTCGAGGTCTACGACTCGAAGTTCTATCCCGGCCAGGATTTCGTCGAGGATACGAGCTTCATTCCGATCCTGCGCACACAGACGAAGATGACCTGGCGGCATGAGCGCACGATTCTCCCGCGCCATGGTATGCGCGCAGGCATCGCGATGGCCGACATCTGCTGCGGCATCGGAGACTTCGCCGCGCTCGTGCGCAAGGAATTCCACCCGGCCCGGATCGTGGCGCTGGACCATTCGAGGGCGAGTCTGGCCTATGCGCGCAACGTCGCGGCTGAGTTCGGAATCACAGATATCGAATATACCTATGGCGACGCGTCCGAAATGCTGCTCGAGTCCGACCAGTTCGACCTCGTGACCTGCCGTCATTCGCTGCAGATCTTCAACCAGCCGGACGTCTTGCTGAAGGAGCTCTACCGGATCTGCAAGCCAGGCGGCCGCGTCTACGTCACCAACGAGAAGAATTCTCACTGTCTCGGCGAGCCCCGGTCGCAGAGCATCCAATGGACCTATGAAGAGGTCGCCAAGCTCTTCGGTCATTTCGAGATGGACGTGGAGCTGGGGCCGAAGAGCCGGCGCTATCTGGCCGATGCCGGCTTCGAAGACATTCGCGTCGAATCCTTCATGGTCAGCAACCTAGATGGCGACCCGCAGGACTTCGCCGACATAATCGCCGCCTGGGAGAACGTCTATGCCGGCGAAATGGCGGTGAAACGCGGCGACTCGCCTGAATTCATCCGGCGCTTCCGCCAGGGATTCCAGGATCATATCTTCGCCGCCCTGCACCCCAAGGGCTACGCCGGCTGGCCGATCTGGGCGGCCTCCGGACGCAAACCGCTATGA